One stretch of Pseudomonas fluorescens Q2-87 DNA includes these proteins:
- the hutU gene encoding urocanate hydratase — protein MTDATRKPEKYRDVEIRAPRGNTLTAKSWLTEAPLRMLMNNLDPEVAENPKELVVYGGIGRAARNWECYDKIVESLTNLNDDETLLVQSGKPVGVFKTHSNAPRVLIANSNLVPHWATWEHFNELDAKGLAMYGQMTAGSWIYIGSQGIVQGTYETFVEAGRQHYDNNLKGRWVLTAGLGGMGGAQPLAATLAGACSLNIECQQVSIDFRLKTRYVDEQATDLDDALARIEKYTAEGKAISIALCGNAAEILPEMVRRGVRPDMVTDQTSAHDPLNGYLPAGWTWDEYRARAKTEPAAVVKAAKQSMAVHVKAMLAFQKMGVPTFDYGNNIRQMAQEEGVENAFDFPGFVPAYIRPLFCRGIGPFRWAALSGDPQDIYKTDAKVKELIPDDAHLHNWLDMARERISFQGLPARICWVGLGQRAKLGLAFNEMVRSGELSAPIVIGRDHLDSGSVSSPNRETESMQDGSDAVSDWPLLNALLNTASGATWVSLHHGGGVGMGFSQHSGMVIVCDGTDEAAERIARVLHNDPGTGVMRHADAGYQIAIDCAKEQGLNLPMITGK, from the coding sequence GTGACCGACGCTACCCGCAAACCCGAAAAATACCGTGACGTTGAAATTCGCGCCCCACGCGGTAACACGCTGACCGCCAAGAGCTGGCTGACTGAAGCACCGCTGCGCATGTTGATGAACAACCTCGACCCGGAAGTGGCAGAGAACCCCAAGGAGCTGGTGGTCTACGGTGGTATCGGCCGCGCGGCGCGCAACTGGGAGTGCTACGACAAAATCGTGGAAAGCCTGACCAACCTGAATGACGACGAAACCCTGCTGGTGCAATCCGGCAAGCCGGTCGGCGTGTTCAAGACCCACTCCAACGCGCCACGCGTACTGATCGCCAACTCCAACCTGGTGCCGCACTGGGCCACCTGGGAACACTTCAACGAACTGGATGCCAAGGGCCTGGCCATGTACGGCCAGATGACCGCCGGCAGCTGGATCTACATCGGCAGCCAGGGCATTGTCCAAGGCACCTATGAAACCTTTGTCGAAGCCGGTCGCCAGCACTACGACAACAACCTCAAGGGTCGCTGGGTCCTGACCGCCGGTCTGGGCGGCATGGGCGGTGCGCAACCCTTGGCCGCCACTTTGGCCGGTGCTTGCTCGCTGAACATCGAATGCCAACAGGTGAGCATCGATTTCCGTCTCAAGACCCGCTACGTCGACGAGCAGGCCACCGACCTGGACGACGCCCTGGCCCGTATCGAGAAATACACTGCCGAAGGCAAGGCGATTTCCATCGCGCTGTGCGGCAACGCCGCTGAAATCCTGCCGGAAATGGTCCGTCGCGGTGTACGCCCCGACATGGTCACCGACCAGACCAGCGCCCACGACCCGCTCAACGGTTACCTGCCGGCCGGCTGGACCTGGGACGAATACCGTGCCCGGGCCAAGACCGAACCGGCTGCCGTGGTGAAGGCCGCCAAGCAATCGATGGCCGTCCACGTCAAAGCCATGCTGGCCTTCCAGAAAATGGGCGTGCCGACCTTCGACTACGGCAACAACATCCGCCAGATGGCCCAGGAAGAGGGCGTCGAAAATGCCTTCGATTTCCCAGGGTTCGTCCCGGCCTACATTCGTCCGCTGTTCTGCCGCGGTATTGGTCCGTTCCGCTGGGCCGCGCTGTCGGGCGACCCGCAGGACATCTACAAGACCGACGCCAAGGTCAAGGAACTGATCCCGGACGATGCTCACCTGCATAACTGGCTGGACATGGCTCGCGAGCGCATCAGTTTCCAGGGTCTGCCGGCACGTATCTGCTGGGTCGGCCTGGGCCAGCGCGCCAAGCTGGGCCTGGCCTTCAACGAAATGGTGCGCAGCGGCGAGCTGTCCGCACCGATCGTGATCGGCCGTGACCACCTGGACTCCGGCTCTGTATCGAGCCCGAACCGTGAAACCGAATCCATGCAGGACGGTTCCGATGCCGTCTCCGACTGGCCGTTGCTCAACGCCTTGCTCAACACCGCCAGCGGCGCGACCTGGGTTTCGCTGCACCACGGTGGCGGCGTCGGCATGGGCTTCTCCCAGCATTCGGGGATGGTGATTGTTTGCGACGGTACCGACGAAGCGGCCGAGCGCATTGCCCGGGTGCTGCACAACGACCCGGGCACTGGCGTGATGCGCCATGCCGATGCCGGTTACCAGATCGCCATTGATTGCGCCAAGGAACAGGGGCTGAACCTGCCGATGATTACCGGCAAATAA
- a CDS encoding HutD/Ves family protein produces MSDLKVLRAADYPRMPWKNGGGSTEEITRDAGTGLEGFGWRLSIADIAESGGFSTFAGYERIISVLQGDGMTLNVDGQATRPLRPLDPFAFSGESHVQCSLLGGPIRDFNLIYAPQRYRARLQWLGGQQRFFSEAGTVLVFSAAPGLAVRLGESDVNLGLYDCLQLSGNTGLLDISTHGQCCVIELTAR; encoded by the coding sequence ATGAGCGACTTGAAGGTTTTACGCGCTGCGGATTACCCACGCATGCCGTGGAAAAACGGTGGCGGCAGCACCGAAGAAATCACCCGCGATGCCGGTACCGGCCTGGAGGGTTTCGGCTGGCGTCTGTCGATTGCCGACATCGCTGAGTCGGGGGGCTTCTCCACCTTCGCCGGTTACGAGCGGATCATCAGCGTCTTGCAGGGTGACGGCATGACCCTGAATGTCGATGGCCAGGCCACCCGGCCGTTGCGTCCACTGGACCCCTTCGCGTTCAGCGGCGAAAGCCATGTCCAATGCTCGCTGCTGGGCGGGCCGATTCGCGACTTCAACCTGATTTACGCGCCGCAGCGTTACCGCGCACGGTTGCAATGGCTGGGAGGCCAGCAGCGGTTCTTCAGCGAAGCGGGGACGGTGCTGGTGTTCAGCGCGGCTCCGGGGTTGGCGGTCAGGCTCGGTGAGTCCGACGTGAACCTGGGCCTCTACGACTGTTTGCAATTGAGTGGTAACACCGGGCTGCTGGATATCTCCACCCATGGCCAATGTTGCGTGATCGAACTGACGGCTCGCTAA
- the hutC gene encoding histidine utilization repressor, translating to MGDTPAPLYARVKQMITQQIDSGNWPPHYRVPSESELVSQLGFSRMTINRALREMTADGLLVRMQGVGTFVAEPKSQSALFEVHNIADEIASRGHRHTCQVITLEEEAAGSERALALDMREGQKVFHSLIVHFENDIPVQIEDRFVNALVAPDYLKQDFTLQTPYAYLNQVAPLTEGEHVVEAILAEPSECKLLQIEKGEPCLLIRRRTWSGRQPVTAARLIHPGSRHRLEGRFHK from the coding sequence ATGGGCGACACTCCGGCGCCCTTGTACGCCCGCGTCAAACAGATGATCACCCAGCAGATCGACAGTGGAAACTGGCCGCCGCATTACCGCGTGCCGTCGGAAAGCGAGCTGGTCAGCCAGTTGGGTTTCAGCCGCATGACCATCAACCGTGCCCTGCGGGAAATGACCGCCGATGGCCTGCTGGTGCGCATGCAAGGTGTCGGCACGTTCGTGGCCGAGCCCAAGAGCCAGTCCGCGTTGTTCGAAGTGCATAACATCGCCGACGAAATCGCCTCCCGTGGTCATCGTCACACTTGCCAGGTCATCACCCTGGAAGAAGAGGCCGCCGGTTCCGAACGGGCCCTGGCCTTGGACATGCGTGAAGGGCAGAAGGTGTTCCACTCGCTGATCGTGCATTTTGAAAACGACATTCCCGTGCAGATCGAGGACCGTTTCGTCAACGCGCTGGTGGCGCCTGACTACCTCAAGCAGGACTTTACCCTACAAACGCCCTACGCCTATCTGAACCAGGTCGCGCCGCTGACCGAAGGCGAGCATGTGGTTGAGGCAATCCTGGCCGAGCCGAGCGAATGCAAGCTGCTGCAGATCGAAAAGGGCGAGCCATGCCTGCTGATCCGCCGCCGCACCTGGTCCGGTCGTCAGCCAGTGACTGCCGCGCGCCTGATCCACCCCGGTTCCCGTCATCGTCTGGAAGGGCGTTTTCATAAATGA
- a CDS encoding formimidoylglutamate deiminase, whose protein sequence is MSAFFAERALLPSGWANDVRLEVNAQGVLTHIQADSLADGAERLGGPLLPGMPNLHSHAFQRAMAGLAEVAGNPNDSFWTWRDLMYRLVGKISPDQLGIIARQLYIEMLKAGYTSVAEFHYVHHDTDGAPYADPAELALRISHAASAAGIGLTLLPVLYSHSGFGGQAPNAGQRRFINSTENYLKLQARLQPILAGQPAQELGLCFHSLRAVTPGQIQEVLAASDRDCPVHIHIAEQQKEVDDCLGWSGARPLQWLYENVDVDQRWCLVHATHANAQEVSLMAKSRAIAGLCLTTEANLGDGIFPAVDFLAQGGRLGIGSDSHVSLSVVEELRWLEYGQRLRDQRRNRLYRTDQPMVGRTLFDAALDGGAQALGQPVGALEIGKRADWLVLDGNDPYLATAQGDGILNRWLFAGGDRQVRDVMVSGRWVVREGRHAGEEESGRAFTQVLRELLG, encoded by the coding sequence ATGTCCGCCTTCTTTGCCGAACGCGCGCTGCTGCCTAGTGGATGGGCCAATGATGTACGTCTTGAAGTCAACGCCCAGGGCGTCCTGACTCATATCCAGGCCGACTCCCTTGCAGACGGCGCCGAACGGCTGGGCGGTCCGCTGCTGCCGGGCATGCCGAACCTGCACTCCCACGCCTTCCAGCGGGCCATGGCCGGGCTGGCGGAAGTGGCAGGCAATCCCAACGACAGCTTCTGGACCTGGCGCGACCTGATGTACCGTCTCGTCGGAAAAATCAGTCCCGATCAGCTCGGCATCATCGCCCGGCAGCTGTACATCGAAATGCTCAAGGCCGGCTACACCTCGGTCGCCGAATTCCATTATGTGCATCACGACACCGACGGCGCGCCCTACGCCGATCCGGCGGAACTGGCCTTGCGCATCAGTCACGCCGCCAGCGCCGCCGGCATCGGCCTGACCTTGCTGCCGGTGCTCTATAGCCACTCCGGTTTCGGCGGCCAGGCGCCCAATGCCGGGCAGCGGCGCTTCATCAACAGCACTGAAAACTATCTGAAGCTCCAGGCGCGCTTGCAACCGATCCTGGCCGGGCAACCGGCCCAGGAATTGGGTTTGTGTTTTCACTCGTTGCGTGCAGTAACTCCTGGGCAGATCCAAGAGGTTCTGGCGGCGAGCGACCGCGATTGCCCGGTGCATATCCACATCGCGGAGCAGCAAAAGGAAGTCGATGACTGCCTGGGCTGGAGCGGTGCCCGCCCGCTGCAATGGCTGTACGAAAACGTAGACGTCGACCAGCGCTGGTGCCTGGTCCACGCCACCCACGCCAACGCCCAGGAAGTCAGCCTCATGGCCAAGAGCCGGGCGATTGCCGGCCTGTGCCTGACCACCGAAGCCAACCTGGGCGATGGGATTTTCCCGGCGGTGGATTTCCTCGCCCAGGGCGGCCGCCTGGGGATCGGTTCCGACAGCCATGTGTCATTGAGCGTGGTGGAAGAGTTGCGATGGCTTGAGTACGGCCAGCGGTTGCGGGACCAGCGGCGCAACCGGTTGTACCGCACGGATCAGCCGATGGTCGGACGCACCTTGTTCGATGCCGCGTTGGACGGTGGCGCCCAGGCTTTGGGACAACCGGTCGGCGCCCTGGAAATCGGCAAGCGCGCCGACTGGCTGGTACTCGACGGCAACGATCCGTACCTGGCGACGGCCCAGGGCGACGGGATCCTCAATCGCTGGCTATTTGCCGGTGGCGATCGCCAGGTGCGCGATGTAATGGTCAGCGGACGGTGGGTTGTACGTGAGGGGCGCCATGCCGGCGAAGAGGAAAGCGGCCGGGCGTTCACCCAGGTTTTGCGCGAACTGTTGGGCTGA
- a CDS encoding YDG domain-containing protein — protein MKRASLNHLYRLVWSDADQVFVAVAEHSTSRGKRAGVVGVLAVVGLLGSGVVQAAELPTGGSIVGGSGAISQNGSHMVIDQHTGKLITQWNSFDIAADASVTFRQPSAQSVALNRVIGGGNASQILGKLDANGQVWLLNPNGVVIGKGAQVNVGGLVASSLKTSDQDFLAGKTALSGGAGAGTVLNQGTVNAAPGGVVALIGPQVGNSGTIRTPGGSTVLAAGDKVSLDFQGDGLVSVNIDRGVLDALVRNEGHISADGGMVALSARSADAALNSVVNNTGLIEAKGLVTRGGRILLDGDSEGGLTQVAGTLDASSEHGRGGDVVVTGERIAIADATLKASGTSGGGTIKVGGGWQGQDAGVANARQVTVGRNVKVNADATLGGDGGTAVFWADGENRFAGDISVRGGAQGGNGGKAEVSGKQTLQYAGTTDARAAKGRTGDLLLDPTNITVSGGNGVSGNWSSGTGNVTVFEQTLEAQLANVLMQATSNINFADLNLNGGDGVISMQNNVSFRAEALGGSNSTITFANPNNTLAVSGTGSIYMQAGGTATGSIINVFKLSASGAGVNPAVASLPTHNVASIGSGTPGAGSITLLGADGLTIAGALTTEGGYVRLSSDSDSGGGGALTINTPITTHGGNLYMSFGTAANADSIATLNSNVTLGAGRLYFGDAMGSKALGASTGEKRLAGLLSLSGDVNFSTPMTMLSGASIYTDGAINFTNLLKLDTGTGQLTLRAKNIDFTQATLQNLSTASIRLEPFNATTDIQLKSISGNAGVGILLDANGPATDISKLQGANNLTIGRADGTGTTSVDASGFGFSAGSNLSLLNGDIRIDGQLRNTHANGHILAQAGTGDVVIGSGGTVSAQGTGDAVVLVAARNFVNQAGAGALTANNGRWLTYSTSPLDDIRGALAAAFKQYAAQFGDAVLGTGNGHLYSFAPKVHVELQGQVSKTYDANATAAVTNPNFAMTGAIDGDTIDVLSFGSASYADKNAGAGKRVTVDNVEVSEATNGAVRIFGYQVDASSVSGNVGQIDRKVLTATANVADKTYDGSTTASLSNLALIGIMGGDAGNVSASGTTGTFVDKNAGQNKAVSGSGVALTGVEANNYAFDTSAQIGSGDIDRKVLTATANVADKTYDGSTTASLSNLALIGVVSGDAGNVNASGTTGTFVDKNAGQNKAVSGSGVALAGVEANNYAFDTSAQIGTADIDRKVLTATANVADKTYDGSTTASLSNLALIGVVSGDAGNVSASGTTGTFVDKNAGQNKAVSGSGVALTGVEANNYAFDTSAQIGSGDIDRKVLTATANVADKTYDGSTTASLSNLALIGVVSGDAGNVNASGTTGAFVDKNAGQNKAVSGSGVALTGVEASNYAFDTSAQIGTADINRKVLTATANVADKTYDGSTTASLSNFTLIGVVSGDAGNVSASGTTGTFADKNAGQNKAVSGSGVALTGVEASNYAFDTSAQIGTADIDRKVLTATANVADKTYDGGTTASLSNLALIGVVSGDAGKVNASGTTGTFVDKNAGQNKAVSGSGVALTGVEASNYAFDTSAQIGTADIDRKVLTATANVADKTYDGGTTASLSNLSLIGVVSGDADKVNASGTTGTFVDKNAGQNKAVSGSGVALTGVEANNYAFDTAAQIGSADINRKVLTATANVADKTYDGGTTASLSNLALIGVVSGDAGNVNASGTTGTFVDKNAGQNKAVSGSGVALTGVEANNYAFDTAARIGTADIGRKLLNATVDIADKLFDGANTATIRAVALDGVIAGDGVGAIGKALFDTPQVGQGKTVSVINLLLHGDDAANYQLADQLQVATASIEPSFHTPVGLINVAPGANGTEVAINRPGDWVAVEVQSPAQSIPSTALFSDTPDLTNVAANFVGVNELVLQDAVLNGNGRMSLALADGVSEPAVQKSLALYRTRAGEPLSGEGQYSATDLGNSLTLELIDGGSHQTPVLQGSGGGSVEGSVAMASGQRLNLQVNLLSGGVLMVKVPPAASDIATDELAAYGLVVAKKRLGISVRNIEAVIIEHSLRQARIADKSPAVVSR, from the coding sequence ATGAAGCGCGCTTCGTTGAACCATCTTTATCGCCTTGTCTGGAGCGATGCCGATCAGGTATTTGTTGCCGTCGCGGAGCATTCCACCTCAAGGGGCAAACGCGCTGGAGTAGTCGGTGTGCTCGCCGTCGTTGGCCTGCTCGGTAGCGGGGTGGTTCAAGCGGCCGAGCTACCCACTGGCGGGTCCATAGTCGGTGGCAGTGGAGCGATCTCGCAGAACGGCAGCCATATGGTCATCGACCAACACACCGGCAAACTCATCACCCAGTGGAACAGTTTCGATATTGCTGCCGATGCCAGCGTCACGTTCCGTCAGCCAAGTGCGCAGAGTGTCGCGCTCAACCGCGTCATAGGCGGCGGTAACGCCAGTCAGATCCTGGGTAAGCTCGACGCCAATGGCCAGGTGTGGCTGCTCAACCCTAATGGGGTGGTGATTGGCAAAGGCGCCCAAGTCAATGTTGGCGGTCTGGTGGCGTCCTCCCTGAAGACCAGTGATCAGGATTTTCTTGCCGGCAAAACCGCTTTGAGTGGTGGTGCCGGTGCAGGGACGGTGCTCAACCAAGGCACGGTCAATGCGGCGCCGGGTGGTGTGGTCGCATTGATTGGCCCACAGGTTGGCAACAGCGGAACAATCCGTACCCCAGGCGGGAGCACCGTGCTGGCCGCAGGCGATAAAGTCAGCCTCGATTTCCAGGGCGACGGCCTGGTGAGCGTCAACATCGACCGGGGTGTGCTCGATGCCTTGGTCCGGAACGAAGGTCATATCAGCGCCGATGGCGGCATGGTTGCATTGAGCGCACGCTCCGCCGATGCCGCATTGAACAGCGTGGTCAACAACACCGGCCTCATCGAGGCCAAAGGTCTGGTGACGCGCGGTGGCCGCATCCTGCTTGACGGTGATAGCGAGGGCGGTCTGACCCAGGTTGCCGGTACGCTCGATGCGTCCTCCGAGCACGGCCGGGGCGGCGATGTCGTGGTGACGGGTGAGCGTATCGCCATTGCCGATGCAACCCTCAAGGCCAGCGGGACGAGCGGTGGCGGTACGATCAAGGTCGGTGGCGGCTGGCAAGGCCAGGATGCCGGCGTGGCCAACGCCAGGCAGGTGACGGTGGGGCGTAACGTCAAGGTGAACGCGGATGCGACCCTGGGCGGCGACGGCGGTACCGCCGTGTTCTGGGCTGACGGGGAAAACCGTTTTGCTGGCGATATCTCTGTCCGTGGTGGTGCCCAGGGCGGCAACGGCGGCAAGGCCGAAGTGTCCGGCAAGCAGACGCTGCAGTATGCCGGCACGACCGATGCCCGTGCAGCCAAGGGGCGCACGGGTGATCTGTTGCTCGACCCGACCAACATCACCGTTTCCGGCGGGAATGGTGTCAGTGGCAACTGGTCCTCCGGCACCGGTAACGTGACGGTATTCGAACAGACGCTTGAAGCTCAGTTGGCTAACGTGCTGATGCAGGCAACCAGCAACATCAACTTTGCCGATCTGAATCTCAATGGTGGAGACGGCGTCATCTCCATGCAAAACAACGTCAGCTTCCGTGCCGAGGCGCTCGGTGGCAGCAACTCAACCATTACCTTCGCCAACCCGAACAACACGCTTGCTGTTTCCGGTACGGGCAGTATCTACATGCAAGCGGGCGGCACTGCCACCGGCTCTATTATCAATGTGTTCAAACTTTCTGCGTCGGGAGCGGGCGTAAACCCCGCGGTGGCCAGTCTGCCCACTCACAATGTCGCGTCGATCGGTAGCGGTACGCCTGGAGCGGGTAGCATCACCTTACTCGGCGCCGACGGGTTGACCATTGCCGGCGCGCTGACCACCGAAGGCGGTTACGTCAGGCTGTCCAGCGATTCCGATAGCGGCGGCGGTGGCGCATTGACCATCAATACGCCTATCACCACCCACGGCGGCAACCTCTACATGTCGTTCGGAACTGCCGCAAACGCTGACAGCATCGCCACACTTAACAGCAATGTCACGCTCGGCGCAGGTCGGCTGTATTTCGGCGACGCGATGGGCAGCAAAGCGCTAGGCGCCTCCACCGGAGAGAAACGTTTGGCAGGCTTGCTCAGCCTGAGCGGCGACGTCAATTTCAGTACGCCCATGACCATGCTTTCCGGGGCCTCGATCTATACAGACGGGGCGATCAACTTCACCAACCTGCTCAAGCTGGACACCGGCACCGGCCAGCTAACGCTGCGTGCCAAAAACATCGACTTCACCCAGGCGACGCTGCAAAACCTGAGTACTGCCAGCATCCGCCTGGAACCCTTCAACGCGACCACGGATATCCAGTTGAAAAGCATCAGCGGCAATGCCGGTGTCGGCATTCTGCTGGACGCGAACGGGCCGGCTACGGATATCAGCAAGCTGCAGGGGGCCAATAACCTCACTATCGGCCGTGCTGATGGCACCGGCACCACCTCGGTGGATGCCTCTGGCTTCGGTTTTAGTGCCGGCAGTAACCTGAGTCTGCTCAATGGCGACATCCGGATCGATGGACAATTGCGCAACACCCATGCGAACGGGCACATCCTTGCTCAAGCGGGCACCGGGGACGTGGTCATCGGCAGCGGCGGCACCGTGAGCGCACAGGGCACTGGCGATGCCGTCGTATTGGTCGCCGCGCGCAATTTCGTCAACCAGGCCGGTGCCGGCGCATTGACTGCCAACAACGGTCGATGGCTGACCTATTCCACCAGCCCGCTGGATGATATCCGTGGAGCGCTGGCTGCCGCGTTCAAACAGTACGCAGCGCAATTTGGCGACGCGGTGCTGGGTACGGGCAATGGCCACCTCTACAGTTTTGCGCCCAAGGTCCATGTCGAACTGCAGGGCCAGGTGAGCAAGACCTATGATGCAAACGCCACCGCGGCGGTGACGAACCCCAACTTTGCCATGACCGGGGCAATCGATGGGGATACCATCGACGTCCTTTCGTTCGGCAGTGCCTCTTACGCAGATAAGAACGCGGGTGCGGGCAAGCGGGTGACGGTGGACAACGTCGAAGTGTCCGAAGCGACCAATGGTGCTGTCAGGATATTCGGCTATCAAGTCGATGCCTCCAGTGTCAGCGGAAATGTTGGCCAGATCGACCGTAAGGTTCTGACCGCCACTGCCAACGTGGCCGACAAGACCTACGATGGCAGCACCACGGCCAGCCTGAGCAATCTCGCCCTGATCGGCATCATGGGTGGTGATGCCGGTAACGTGAGTGCCAGTGGCACCACCGGCACCTTTGTCGACAAAAACGCCGGCCAGAACAAAGCGGTCAGCGGCTCGGGCGTTGCCTTGACCGGTGTCGAGGCGAACAACTATGCGTTCGACACCAGCGCGCAGATCGGCTCGGGCGATATCGACCGCAAAGTCTTGACTGCCACGGCCAACGTGGCCGACAAAACCTACGACGGCAGCACCACGGCCAGCCTGAGCAACCTCGCGCTGATCGGCGTCGTGAGCGGTGACGCCGGCAACGTGAATGCCAGTGGCACAACCGGCACCTTTGTCGACAAAAACGCCGGCCAGAACAAAGCGGTCAGCGGCTCGGGCGTTGCCTTGGCCGGTGTCGAGGCGAACAACTACGCGTTCGACACCAGCGCGCAGATCGGCACAGCCGATATCGACCGCAAAGTCTTGACCGCAACGGCCAACGTGGCGGACAAAACCTACGACGGCAGCACCACGGCCAGCCTGAGCAACCTCGCGCTGATCGGCGTCGTGAGCGGTGACGCCGGTAACGTGAGTGCCAGTGGCACCACCGGCACCTTTGTCGACAAAAACGCCGGCCAGAACAAAGCGGTCAGCGGCTCGGGCGTTGCCTTGACCGGTGTCGAGGCGAACAACTATGCGTTCGACACCAGCGCGCAGATCGGCTCGGGCGATATCGACCGCAAAGTCTTGACTGCCACGGCCAACGTGGCCGACAAAACCTACGACGGCAGCACCACGGCCAGCCTGAGCAACCTCGCGCTGATCGGCGTCGTGAGCGGTGACGCCGGCAACGTGAATGCCAGTGGCACCACCGGCGCCTTTGTCGACAAAAACGCCGGCCAGAACAAAGCGGTCAGCGGCTCGGGCGTTGCCTTGACCGGTGTCGAGGCGAGCAACTATGCGTTCGACACCAGCGCACAGATCGGCACAGCCGATATCAACCGCAAAGTCTTGACCGCAACGGCCAACGTGGCCGACAAAACCTATGACGGCAGCACCACGGCCAGCCTGAGCAACTTCACGCTGATCGGCGTCGTGAGCGGTGATGCCGGCAACGTGAGTGCCAGTGGCACCACCGGCACCTTTGCCGATAAAAACGCCGGCCAGAACAAAGCGGTCAGCGGCTCGGGCGTTGCCTTGACCGGTGTCGAGGCGAGCAACTATGCGTTCGACACCAGCGCACAGATCGGCACAGCCGATATTGACCGCAAAGTCTTGACCGCCACGGCCAACGTGGCCGACAAAACCTATGACGGCGGCACCACGGCCAGCCTGAGCAATCTCGCGCTGATCGGCGTCGTGAGCGGTGATGCCGGCAAGGTAAATGCCAGTGGTACCACCGGCACCTTTGTCGACAAAAACGCCGGCCAGAACAAAGCGGTCAGTGGCTCGGGCGTTGCCTTGACCGGTGTCGAGGCGAGCAACTATGCGTTCGACACCAGCGCACAGATAGGCACAGCCGATATTGACCGCAAAGTCTTGACCGCAACGGCCAACGTGGCCGACAAAACCTATGACGGCGGCACCACGGCCAGCCTGAGCAACCTCTCGCTGATCGGCGTCGTGAGCGGTGATGCCGACAAGGTAAATGCCAGTGGTACCACCGGCACCTTTGTCGACAAAAACGCCGGTCAGAACAAAGCGGTCAGTGGCTCGGGCGTTGCCTTGACCGGTGTCGAGGCGAACAACTACGCGTTCGACACCGCTGCGCAGATCGGCTCGGCCGATATCAACCGCAAAGTCTTGACCGCCACGGCCAACGTGGCCGACAAAACCTACGACGGCGGCACCACGGCCAGCCTGAGCAACTTAGCGCTGATCGGCGTCGTGAGCGGTGATGCCGGCAACGTGAATGCCAGTGGCACCACCGGCACTTTTGTCGACAAAAACGCCGGCCAGAACAAAGCGGTCAGTGGCTCGGGCGTTGCCTTGACCGGTGTCGAGGCGAACAACTATGCATTCGACACCGCTGCCCGGATCGGCACAGCTGATATCGGCCGCAAGCTATTGAATGCGACGGTAGATATCGCCGATAAACTTTTCGACGGTGCAAATACCGCGACCATTCGGGCCGTCGCTCTTGATGGTGTGATTGCTGGCGATGGCGTCGGGGCCATAGGCAAGGCGCTCTTTGACACGCCGCAGGTCGGTCAGGGAAAGACGGTGAGTGTGATTAACCTGCTGTTGCACGGCGACGATGCGGCCAATTATCAATTGGCTGACCAACTGCAAGTGGCCACGGCCAGTATCGAGCCGTCTTTTCACACTCCGGTTGGGCTGATCAACGTTGCGCCGGGAGCGAATGGCACCGAAGTCGCTATCAATCGCCCCGGAGACTGGGTGGCTGTAGAGGTACAGTCCCCTGCGCAGTCGATCCCGTCTACAGCCTTGTTCAGCGATACGCCGGATCTGACGAATGTTGCCGCCAATTTTGTCGGCGTTAACGAGCTGGTTCTGCAGGATGCTGTACTCAACGGCAATGGCAGGATGAGCTTGGCCCTGGCCGATGGTGTCTCCGAGCCTGCGGTGCAAAAAAGCCTGGCGCTTTACCGCACCCGTGCCGGCGAACCGCTTAGTGGGGAAGGGCAGTATTCGGCGACCGACTTGGGCAATAGCCTAACGCTGGAACTGATCGACGGGGGGAGCCACCAAACGCCTGTGCTGCAAGGCTCCGGTGGCGGCTCGGTCGAAGGTTCAGTCGCAATGGCCAGTGGGCAACGTCTCAATTTGCAGGTGAACCTGCTGAGTGGCGGAGTGCTTATGGTGAAGGTTCCTCCTGCGGCAAGCGACATCGCCACTGACGAGTTGGCGGCCTATGGGCTGGTCGTGGCGAAGAAGCGGCTGGGCATCAGCGTTCGTAACATCGAAGCGGTCATCATTGAACACTCGCTGAGGCAAGCCCGGATTGCCGATAAATCCCCGGCGGTCGTCAGTCGTTGA